One genomic segment of Ipomoea triloba cultivar NCNSP0323 chromosome 9, ASM357664v1 includes these proteins:
- the LOC116028557 gene encoding cysteine-rich receptor-like protein kinase 26 isoform X3, producing MDFQKCMVFLYLSCIILLSTVQPDDDLFWYSQCGASEKNYTQNSTYHTNLNTVLSNLSSNLNDYGFSNVSMGDNPDRVSAVALCRGDVEADICRSCVEDAGGKTVQWCPNQKEAFGGHDECMIHYSNVSTLGSWSSFPEIYLANPYNSSIPEQFNQGCEECKGKKGGRVVSPSCNFRFETKRFYNHTLIGPPPGPDGNNQTVIIVVCIAADLIGIVICIFVIYKKLKKRKAPNSNTEWLLCGGSVVEPSMNFELSTLQNATDNFSEANKIGEGDFGIVYKGKLQNGKLIAVKRLSKSSRQGNLEFKNEVELIAKLQHKNLVKLFGYCQEEGEMILVYEFVPNGGLDDILFDPVKRGYLNWERRYKIIENIARGLVYLHEDSRHRIIHRDLKANNILIDEDLNPKIADFGMARLFALNQTQGSTNTLVGAYGYVAPEYARYGKFSEKSDVYSFGVLVLEIISGQRNTIQYGEFTRDLLFDVWTHWKKGSVLNVIDSILKRPSSPMHEIKRCIHLALLCVQESAVDRPKMSQVLQMLSRISSVNPPEPLDPGFFTQGSANS from the exons ATGGATTTCCAGAAATGTATGGTTTTCCTATACCTTTCTTGTATCATCCTGTTATCAACAGTACAGCCTGATGATGATCTCTTCTGGTACTCACAATGCGGAGCAAGTGAAAAAAATTACACACAAAACAGCACATACCACACCAACCTTAACACAGTTCTTTCGAACCTCTCGTCTAACCTCAACGACTATGGATTCTCCAATGTTTCCATGGGCGATAATCCCGACAGGGTGAGCGCCGTGGCGCTGTGCAGAGGTGACGTTGAGGCGGACATATGTCGTAGTTGCGTTGAGGATGCAGGTGGGAAGACGGTGCAGTGGTGTCCCAATCAGAAGGAGGCATTCGGAGGGCACGACGAGTGCATGATCCATTACTCCAACGTTTCCACCCTGGGTTCCTGGTCAAGCTTTCCTGAGATATACTTAGCGAATCCATATAATTCCTCCATCCCAGAACAGTTCAATCAAG GATGTGAAGAATGCAAAGGCAAGAAAGGGGGGAGAGTAGTAAGCCCTAGCTGCAATTTTCGCTTTGAGACTAAACGCTTCTACAATCATACTTTGATTGGACCTCCACCAG GGCCAGATGGTAATAATCAAACCGTCATTATTGTTGTTTGCATTGCTGCGGATCTTATCGGGATTGTTATATGCATCTTTGTCATctataaaaaattgaagaaaaggaAGGCCCCCAATAGCAATACGGAGTGGCTTCTCTGTGGGGGCA GTGTTGTGGAGCCTTCTATGAATTTTGAATTGAGTACCCTACAAAATGCAACAGACAATTTCTCAGAAGCAAATAAGATTGGAGAAGGAGATTTTGGTATTGTATATAAG GGTAAACTTCAAAACGGTAAGTTAATTGCTGTGAAGAGGCTGTCTAAAAGTTCAAGGCAAGGTAATcttgaatttaaaaatgaagTGGAATTAATAGCTAAGCTTCAACACAAGAATTTGGTGAAGTTGTTCGGTTATTGCCAAGAAGAAGGAGAAATGATTCTTGTATACGAATTTGTTCCCAATGGCGGCCTTGATGACATTTTATTTG ATCCTGTGAAACGTGGATACTTGAATTGGGAGAGACGCTacaaaattatagaaaatattGCTAGAGGGCTTGTTTATCTACACGAAGACTCTCGCCATCGCATTATTCATCGTGATCTCAAAGCTAATAACATTCTCATAGACGAAGATTTAAATCCAAAAATTGCAGACTTTGGGATGGCTAGGTTGTTTGCTTTAAACCAAACCCAAGGCTCTACAAATACATTGGTGGGAGCCTA CGGATATGTGGCACCGGAATATGCACGTTAtggaaaattttcagaaaagTCTGATGTATATAGTTTCGGAGTGTTAGTTTTAGAAATTATAAGTGGACAGAGAAATACCATTCAATATGGAGAATTCACAAGAGACCTTTTATTCGAT GTTTGGACACATTGGAAAAAAGGGTCTGTTTTAAATGTGATAGATTCGATATTGAAACGTCCATCAAGTCCAATGCATGAGATAAAGAGATGCATCCATCTGGCGTTGTTGTGTGTTCAAGAAAGTGCAGTAGATAGACCAAAAATGTCTCAAGTTCTTCAAATGCTAAGTCGTATCTCATCTGTGAACCCTCCAGAGCCTTTGGACCCTGGATTTTTTACTCAAGGCAGTGCCAATTCATAG
- the LOC116028557 gene encoding cysteine-rich receptor-like protein kinase 25 isoform X2, with amino-acid sequence MDFQKCMVFLYLSCIILLSTVQPDDDLFWYSQCGASEKNYTQNSTYHTNLNTVLSNLSSNLNDYGFSNVSMGDNPDRVSAVALCRGDVEADICRSCVEDAGGKTVQWCPNQKEAFGGHDECMIHYSNVSTLGSWSSFPEIYLANPYNSSIPEQFNQGLQNLLEDLRGRAANGFPLRKFAANYTKGPDFRTIFAAVQCSPDLAAPICFDCLTSAFEFYAGCEECKGKKGGRVVSPSCNFRFETKRFYNHTLIGPPPDGNNQTVIIVVCIAADLIGIVICIFVIYKKLKKRKAPNSNTEWLLCGGSVVEPSMNFELSTLQNATDNFSEANKIGEGDFGIVYKGKLQNGKLIAVKRLSKSSRQGNLEFKNEVELIAKLQHKNLVKLFGYCQEEGEMILVYEFVPNGGLDDILFDPVKRGYLNWERRYKIIENIARGLVYLHEDSRHRIIHRDLKANNILIDEDLNPKIADFGMARLFALNQTQGSTNTLVGAYGYVAPEYARYGKFSEKSDVYSFGVLVLEIISGQRNTIQYGEFTRDLLFDVWTHWKKGSVLNVIDSILKRPSSPMHEIKRCIHLALLCVQESAVDRPKMSQVLQMLSRISSVNPPEPLDPGFFTQGSANS; translated from the exons ATGGATTTCCAGAAATGTATGGTTTTCCTATACCTTTCTTGTATCATCCTGTTATCAACAGTACAGCCTGATGATGATCTCTTCTGGTACTCACAATGCGGAGCAAGTGAAAAAAATTACACACAAAACAGCACATACCACACCAACCTTAACACAGTTCTTTCGAACCTCTCGTCTAACCTCAACGACTATGGATTCTCCAATGTTTCCATGGGCGATAATCCCGACAGGGTGAGCGCCGTGGCGCTGTGCAGAGGTGACGTTGAGGCGGACATATGTCGTAGTTGCGTTGAGGATGCAGGTGGGAAGACGGTGCAGTGGTGTCCCAATCAGAAGGAGGCATTCGGAGGGCACGACGAGTGCATGATCCATTACTCCAACGTTTCCACCCTGGGTTCCTGGTCAAGCTTTCCTGAGATATACTTAGCGAATCCATATAATTCCTCCATCCCAGAACAGTTCAATCAAGGTTTACAAAATTTGCTGGAAGATCTACGGGGCCGTGCTGCAAATGGTTTCCCCTTACGCAAGTTTGCGGCAAATTATACGAAAGGACCGGACTTCCGGACCATATTTGCAGCTGTGCAGTGCTCCCCTGATTTGGCTGCTCCAATTTGCTTTGATTGTTTGACTTCTGCATTCGAATTTTACGCAGGATGTGAAGAATGCAAAGGCAAGAAAGGGGGGAGAGTAGTAAGCCCTAGCTGCAATTTTCGCTTTGAGACTAAACGCTTCTACAATCATACTTTGATTGGACCTCCACCAG ATGGTAATAATCAAACCGTCATTATTGTTGTTTGCATTGCTGCGGATCTTATCGGGATTGTTATATGCATCTTTGTCATctataaaaaattgaagaaaaggaAGGCCCCCAATAGCAATACGGAGTGGCTTCTCTGTGGGGGCA GTGTTGTGGAGCCTTCTATGAATTTTGAATTGAGTACCCTACAAAATGCAACAGACAATTTCTCAGAAGCAAATAAGATTGGAGAAGGAGATTTTGGTATTGTATATAAG GGTAAACTTCAAAACGGTAAGTTAATTGCTGTGAAGAGGCTGTCTAAAAGTTCAAGGCAAGGTAATcttgaatttaaaaatgaagTGGAATTAATAGCTAAGCTTCAACACAAGAATTTGGTGAAGTTGTTCGGTTATTGCCAAGAAGAAGGAGAAATGATTCTTGTATACGAATTTGTTCCCAATGGCGGCCTTGATGACATTTTATTTG ATCCTGTGAAACGTGGATACTTGAATTGGGAGAGACGCTacaaaattatagaaaatattGCTAGAGGGCTTGTTTATCTACACGAAGACTCTCGCCATCGCATTATTCATCGTGATCTCAAAGCTAATAACATTCTCATAGACGAAGATTTAAATCCAAAAATTGCAGACTTTGGGATGGCTAGGTTGTTTGCTTTAAACCAAACCCAAGGCTCTACAAATACATTGGTGGGAGCCTA CGGATATGTGGCACCGGAATATGCACGTTAtggaaaattttcagaaaagTCTGATGTATATAGTTTCGGAGTGTTAGTTTTAGAAATTATAAGTGGACAGAGAAATACCATTCAATATGGAGAATTCACAAGAGACCTTTTATTCGAT GTTTGGACACATTGGAAAAAAGGGTCTGTTTTAAATGTGATAGATTCGATATTGAAACGTCCATCAAGTCCAATGCATGAGATAAAGAGATGCATCCATCTGGCGTTGTTGTGTGTTCAAGAAAGTGCAGTAGATAGACCAAAAATGTCTCAAGTTCTTCAAATGCTAAGTCGTATCTCATCTGTGAACCCTCCAGAGCCTTTGGACCCTGGATTTTTTACTCAAGGCAGTGCCAATTCATAG
- the LOC116028557 gene encoding cysteine-rich receptor-like protein kinase 25 isoform X1: protein MDFQKCMVFLYLSCIILLSTVQPDDDLFWYSQCGASEKNYTQNSTYHTNLNTVLSNLSSNLNDYGFSNVSMGDNPDRVSAVALCRGDVEADICRSCVEDAGGKTVQWCPNQKEAFGGHDECMIHYSNVSTLGSWSSFPEIYLANPYNSSIPEQFNQGLQNLLEDLRGRAANGFPLRKFAANYTKGPDFRTIFAAVQCSPDLAAPICFDCLTSAFEFYAGCEECKGKKGGRVVSPSCNFRFETKRFYNHTLIGPPPGPDGNNQTVIIVVCIAADLIGIVICIFVIYKKLKKRKAPNSNTEWLLCGGSVVEPSMNFELSTLQNATDNFSEANKIGEGDFGIVYKGKLQNGKLIAVKRLSKSSRQGNLEFKNEVELIAKLQHKNLVKLFGYCQEEGEMILVYEFVPNGGLDDILFDPVKRGYLNWERRYKIIENIARGLVYLHEDSRHRIIHRDLKANNILIDEDLNPKIADFGMARLFALNQTQGSTNTLVGAYGYVAPEYARYGKFSEKSDVYSFGVLVLEIISGQRNTIQYGEFTRDLLFDVWTHWKKGSVLNVIDSILKRPSSPMHEIKRCIHLALLCVQESAVDRPKMSQVLQMLSRISSVNPPEPLDPGFFTQGSANS, encoded by the exons ATGGATTTCCAGAAATGTATGGTTTTCCTATACCTTTCTTGTATCATCCTGTTATCAACAGTACAGCCTGATGATGATCTCTTCTGGTACTCACAATGCGGAGCAAGTGAAAAAAATTACACACAAAACAGCACATACCACACCAACCTTAACACAGTTCTTTCGAACCTCTCGTCTAACCTCAACGACTATGGATTCTCCAATGTTTCCATGGGCGATAATCCCGACAGGGTGAGCGCCGTGGCGCTGTGCAGAGGTGACGTTGAGGCGGACATATGTCGTAGTTGCGTTGAGGATGCAGGTGGGAAGACGGTGCAGTGGTGTCCCAATCAGAAGGAGGCATTCGGAGGGCACGACGAGTGCATGATCCATTACTCCAACGTTTCCACCCTGGGTTCCTGGTCAAGCTTTCCTGAGATATACTTAGCGAATCCATATAATTCCTCCATCCCAGAACAGTTCAATCAAGGTTTACAAAATTTGCTGGAAGATCTACGGGGCCGTGCTGCAAATGGTTTCCCCTTACGCAAGTTTGCGGCAAATTATACGAAAGGACCGGACTTCCGGACCATATTTGCAGCTGTGCAGTGCTCCCCTGATTTGGCTGCTCCAATTTGCTTTGATTGTTTGACTTCTGCATTCGAATTTTACGCAGGATGTGAAGAATGCAAAGGCAAGAAAGGGGGGAGAGTAGTAAGCCCTAGCTGCAATTTTCGCTTTGAGACTAAACGCTTCTACAATCATACTTTGATTGGACCTCCACCAG GGCCAGATGGTAATAATCAAACCGTCATTATTGTTGTTTGCATTGCTGCGGATCTTATCGGGATTGTTATATGCATCTTTGTCATctataaaaaattgaagaaaaggaAGGCCCCCAATAGCAATACGGAGTGGCTTCTCTGTGGGGGCA GTGTTGTGGAGCCTTCTATGAATTTTGAATTGAGTACCCTACAAAATGCAACAGACAATTTCTCAGAAGCAAATAAGATTGGAGAAGGAGATTTTGGTATTGTATATAAG GGTAAACTTCAAAACGGTAAGTTAATTGCTGTGAAGAGGCTGTCTAAAAGTTCAAGGCAAGGTAATcttgaatttaaaaatgaagTGGAATTAATAGCTAAGCTTCAACACAAGAATTTGGTGAAGTTGTTCGGTTATTGCCAAGAAGAAGGAGAAATGATTCTTGTATACGAATTTGTTCCCAATGGCGGCCTTGATGACATTTTATTTG ATCCTGTGAAACGTGGATACTTGAATTGGGAGAGACGCTacaaaattatagaaaatattGCTAGAGGGCTTGTTTATCTACACGAAGACTCTCGCCATCGCATTATTCATCGTGATCTCAAAGCTAATAACATTCTCATAGACGAAGATTTAAATCCAAAAATTGCAGACTTTGGGATGGCTAGGTTGTTTGCTTTAAACCAAACCCAAGGCTCTACAAATACATTGGTGGGAGCCTA CGGATATGTGGCACCGGAATATGCACGTTAtggaaaattttcagaaaagTCTGATGTATATAGTTTCGGAGTGTTAGTTTTAGAAATTATAAGTGGACAGAGAAATACCATTCAATATGGAGAATTCACAAGAGACCTTTTATTCGAT GTTTGGACACATTGGAAAAAAGGGTCTGTTTTAAATGTGATAGATTCGATATTGAAACGTCCATCAAGTCCAATGCATGAGATAAAGAGATGCATCCATCTGGCGTTGTTGTGTGTTCAAGAAAGTGCAGTAGATAGACCAAAAATGTCTCAAGTTCTTCAAATGCTAAGTCGTATCTCATCTGTGAACCCTCCAGAGCCTTTGGACCCTGGATTTTTTACTCAAGGCAGTGCCAATTCATAG
- the LOC116028560 gene encoding cysteine-rich receptor-like protein kinase 10 isoform X2: MLNDLSISLPEPLAPGLFIHGSISSEASSQFTKNAKSISDQYHRKMQKQKARSYAKTVEESSSSVEISQYELITIQNGTNNFSEANKLGIGRFGPVYKGKLENGLEFVVTWLSKNTVKGGLEFKNEVKLIGRLQHKNLVRLLGYCQEGGEMILVYEFFSNGNLYGFLFDPVKCGYLNWGRRYKIIEGIAKGLVYLHEDSRLRIVHCDVKASNILLDADLNPKIADFGIALLFTLDKPHCGDHVSRYVAPEYISTSELSVKCDVYSFGVLVLEIISGQKWFNLRNEESTEHFSSYCCYRLGNNGQRGLLQM, from the exons ATGCTAAATGACTTATCTATAAGTCTTCCAGAACCCCTAGCCCCTGGACTTTTTATTCATGGCAGCATCAGTTCAGAGGCTTCAAGCCAGTTTACTAAAAATGCGAAGTCAATTAGTGATCAATATCACAG GAAAATGCAGAAGCAGAAGGCCAGAAGCTATGCGAAGA CTGTGGAAGAATCTAGTTCGAGTGTTGAAATTAGTCAATATGAATTGATTACCATACAAAATGGAACAAATAACTTTTCTGAAGCAAACAAGCTAGGAATAGGACGATTTGGACCAGTATACAAG GGAAAACTTGAAAATGGACTAGAATTTGTTGTGACATGGTTATCCAAAAATACAGTGAAGGGTGGTctagaatttaaaaatgaagTGAAATTAATTGGTAGACTTCAGCACAAGAATTTGGTGAGGCTACTTGGTTACTGCCAAGAAGGGGGAGAAATGATTCTTGTctatgaatttttttccaaTGGCAACCTTTACGGATTTTTATTtg ATCCAGTTAAATGTGGATATTTGAATTGGGGGAGACGCTACAAAATAATAGAAGGCATTGCCAAAGGACTTGTTTATCTACACGAAGATTCTCGTCTTCGCATTGTTCATTGCGATGTTAAAGCTAGTAACATTCTTTTAGATGCAGATTTAAACCCAAAAATTGCTGACTTTGGCATTGCATTATTGTTTACTTTAGACAAACCTCACTGTGGTGATCATGTGAG CAGATATGTGGCACCCGAATATATATCAACTAGTGAGCTTTCTGTTAAATGCGACGTATATAGTTTTGGAGTGTTAGTCCTTGAAATTATAAGTGGACAAAAATGGTTCAATTTACGAAATGAAGAATCTACAGAACACTTTTCAAGTTAT TGTTGTTACAGGCTTGGAAACAATGGACAAAGGGGACTTCTTCAAATGTGA
- the LOC116028560 gene encoding cysteine-rich receptor-like protein kinase 26 isoform X1, which translates to MLNDLSISLPEPLAPGLFIHGSISSEASSQFTKNAKSISDQYHRKMQKQKARSYAKTVEESSSSVEISQYELITIQNGTNNFSEANKLGIGRFGPVYKGKLENGLEFVVTWLSKNTVKGGLEFKNEVKLIGRLQHKNLVRLLGYCQEGGEMILVYEFFSNGNLYGFLFDPVKCGYLNWGRRYKIIEGIAKGLVYLHEDSRLRIVHCDVKASNILLDADLNPKIADFGIALLFTLDKPHCGDHVSRYVAPEYISTSELSVKCDVYSFGVLVLEIISGQKWFNLRNEESTEHFSSYAWKQWTKGTSSNVIDPMLRGISSPVDDIIKCIQVALLCVQEKVEDRPTMGEVLQMLSNLSMSLPIPSIPLYFSDSNVSSDDLEASFNKW; encoded by the exons ATGCTAAATGACTTATCTATAAGTCTTCCAGAACCCCTAGCCCCTGGACTTTTTATTCATGGCAGCATCAGTTCAGAGGCTTCAAGCCAGTTTACTAAAAATGCGAAGTCAATTAGTGATCAATATCACAG GAAAATGCAGAAGCAGAAGGCCAGAAGCTATGCGAAGA CTGTGGAAGAATCTAGTTCGAGTGTTGAAATTAGTCAATATGAATTGATTACCATACAAAATGGAACAAATAACTTTTCTGAAGCAAACAAGCTAGGAATAGGACGATTTGGACCAGTATACAAG GGAAAACTTGAAAATGGACTAGAATTTGTTGTGACATGGTTATCCAAAAATACAGTGAAGGGTGGTctagaatttaaaaatgaagTGAAATTAATTGGTAGACTTCAGCACAAGAATTTGGTGAGGCTACTTGGTTACTGCCAAGAAGGGGGAGAAATGATTCTTGTctatgaatttttttccaaTGGCAACCTTTACGGATTTTTATTtg ATCCAGTTAAATGTGGATATTTGAATTGGGGGAGACGCTACAAAATAATAGAAGGCATTGCCAAAGGACTTGTTTATCTACACGAAGATTCTCGTCTTCGCATTGTTCATTGCGATGTTAAAGCTAGTAACATTCTTTTAGATGCAGATTTAAACCCAAAAATTGCTGACTTTGGCATTGCATTATTGTTTACTTTAGACAAACCTCACTGTGGTGATCATGTGAG CAGATATGTGGCACCCGAATATATATCAACTAGTGAGCTTTCTGTTAAATGCGACGTATATAGTTTTGGAGTGTTAGTCCTTGAAATTATAAGTGGACAAAAATGGTTCAATTTACGAAATGAAGAATCTACAGAACACTTTTCAAGTTAT GCTTGGAAACAATGGACAAAGGGGACTTCTTCAAATGTGATAGATCCAATGTTGAGAGGCATATCAAGTCCAGTGGATGATATAATTAAATGCATACAAGTTGCTTTGCTGTGTGTTCAAGAAAAGGTTGAAGATAGACCAACAATGGGTGAAGTTCTTCAAATGTTAAGTAACTTATCTATGAGCCTTCCAATACCCTCAATCCCTCTATATTTTAGTGATAGCAATGTAAGTTCAGATGATTTAGAGGCTTCATTCAATAAGTGGTGA